One segment of Ziziphus jujuba cultivar Dongzao chromosome 12, ASM3175591v1 DNA contains the following:
- the LOC107428824 gene encoding PLASMODESMATA CALLOSE-BINDING PROTEIN 3: MAALAYIVFLLALAGRSSATYCVCKDGGTDQTLQKALDYACGAGADCSPILQNGVCYNPNTVKAHCDYAVNSYFQKKNQATGSCDFSGIATQTNTAPSGQTTTCVYPAGPSQAGGSTNTTTPPTTPSTTPTTPSTTPTTTPSTTPTTTPSTGTGTGTGTTTTTSPTTFGISPAGTTSINDSSAEAIQGNKLLFSLFLMFFWFSSFLMWG, encoded by the exons ATGGCTGCTTTAGCGTATATAGTGTTTCTCTTAGCCCTCGCTGGCCGGTCAA GTGCTACATATTGTGTATGTAAAGATGGAGGAACTGATCAAACCCTTCAGAAGGCGCTGGATTATGCTTGTGGAGCTGGAGCTGATTGTTCACCGATCCTTCAAAATGGTGTTTGTTACAATCCAAATACTGTAAAAGCCCACTGTGATTATGCTGTTAACAGCTATTTCCAGAAAAAGAATCAAGCTACTGGGTCCTGTGATTTTTCAGGCATTGCCACACAGACTAACACTGCTCCGTCTG GCCAAACTACAACTTGTGTATACCCTGCAGGTCCCAG CCAAGCTGGAGGTAGTACCAATACAACAACACCTCCAACAACGCCAAGCACAACACCAACAACGCCAAGCACAACACCAACAACAACTCCTAGCACTACACCAACAACAACACCAAGCACAGGCACAGGCACAGGCACAGGCACTACTACCACAACCAGTCCTACTACCTTTGGTATTAGCCCAGCCGGAACAACCAGCATCAATGACTCAAGTGCTGAGGCAATTCAAGGCAAtaaattgcttttttctttattcctcATGTTCTTCTGGTTTTCAAGCTTTTTGATGTGGGGATGA